AATCCCGCCGGCGCGGACCTCTTCGATGTCGGCATCCCCCACGCCAATTACGGCAAGTTTTTCGCCAAGGGCGACCGCGTCGTCATCTTCGCCCGCGACCACGGCCGGAGCCTGTGCTCCGTCGAGGCAGGCTCCGCCGACATCACCTTTGACCGCGTCATCACCCACGCCTCGCCCGCCGGTCATTTCATCGGCATCAACACCTCCGACCTCAAAATCCTCTCCAGCGGCTCGACGCTGAAGGACGCCACGCGCTACTACGCCGGCAACGCCGACGGCGCCCACATCCGCGCCAATCTCATCGGCCCGTGGATCGAGGACTGCACCTTCGACAGCATCGGCGACGACGGCGTGGCGCTCTACAACAAGGGCATGGCCATCAACGCCAATCCCGCGCCCGACACGCTCACCGTCGCCGACACGTTCATGAACCTCCAGCCCGGCGACGCCTTCGTCATCTTCAATCCCTTCGACGGACAGGTCTTCGGCGCCACGCGCACCGTCACCGCCGTCAAGTCCGCCGGCCGCCAGTGGAACGTCACCTTCAAGCCCGCGCTCGAATCCAAACCCGGTTTCCCGATGGGCGACGCGACGTGGTGGAAAAACGCCCAACTTTTCAACCGCACCCGCGTGAACGCCGGTTTCGTCGTGAAAAACAACACCTTCACCTCCGTGCGCCGCTACTCGGTGATCGCGCGTTCCATCGACGGCGTCATCACGGGTAACACCATCACCGGTTCGTCCAATGCCGCCATCACCCTGCTCAACGAGCCGCACGCCTGGGCCAACGGCCTGCACAGCGAGCGCGTGCTCATCGCGCGCAACAAGATCAGCGCGTCGGCCTTCGACGCCTCCTCGTCGGGCGCCGGCAGCATCGCGGTGAATCTCCGCAGCCTCTACGACCACTCGGCGGAATTTCGTCCGAAGGACGGCCCCGTCCCGAAACCGGCGCGCCTGCACCGCGACATCCGCATCGAGGACAACACCATCGCAGACTGGAATTATCGCGCCATCCTCCTGCGCAGCGCGACGGATTGCGTCATCAAGGGCAACACCATCACGGCCTCGGCCGGGGCGTCATTCCTCAAGCCCGATGCCTCCAACATCGCCATCCTCGTCGACAACGCCAAGGACAGCGTCGTCGCGGACAACGATACCAGCGGCGATCCCCGACCGGCCTCCGCCGAACAACGCCTCTCCATCATCGACAGCGACAACATCACCGCCCGAAACAACCGCTGACATCGCGCCGGTGTAACCTATTGGGTTACGCCTCGGCGGACGCCCTCCTTCCTCTCCGCACCGGAATCATAATCCCAAACATCCACGTCACTTGAAACCTGCATCGTTTATACCATTTGTGAATGAGAATGGCACTATGGATGCCGTTAGTGGTAGGGCGAGGCGTCCCGCCGAGCCGCGGGACGTCAACGGCTCGGCGGGACGCCTCGCCCTACCTAAAGGGCCGGTCTTGTTCATAATTGGTATTATGCCGTGCTTTTTCTCCGTGCTCCTCGCAAGCGCCGCGCCGCTTCCCGTGGTCGGCGCCGCCGCAGGCCGTCCCGTGGTTTATCCGGCGCACAACCAGGCCGGCATCGTCCAGCAACCCAGCTTCACGTGGGAGCCCGAGCCCGGCGCGGCGGCTTACGAGATCGAGATCGCCGCCGACTACGACTACAAGAAAATTGCGGTGCCCGTCACGCGCGTCGAGACGCCGCGCTTCGTCCCGTTGCAACCGCTTTACCCGGCCACGCGTTTCTGGCGCACCCGGGCCATCGCCGCCGACGGCAACGCCGGCAAATGGTCCGACACGCGCGTTTATAAACTCCACGCGCCGGCGAACAAAATCAACATTCCCGCCAACGCCACGCTGGCCGAGATTCGCGCCGCCATCGCCGCCGCGCCCGCGTCCTCGCTCATCACCTTCGCGCCCAAGGCCGCCTATCGGCTGAAACTCCCTCAAGGCGACACGCACTTCCTCACGCTCGAAAAGCGCGACGACCTCATCATCGACGGCAACGATTCCCTCTTCATCATCGAAAGCCCCAGCGCCGGGGCCGTCTCCCTGCGCGACTGCCGGCGTGTCACCCTCCGGCGTTTCCGCTTCGATTACGATCCGCTGCCGCACTCCATCGGCACCGTCGTTTCCGTCAACATAACCAACGACACCGCCGGCGCGGCAGCGCCTCCAATCGAGAATCGAAAATCGAAAATCGAAAATTTTCCCACCGTCACGCTCCGCCGCCTGCCCGGCTATCCCGACTTCGACGCGCCGCACATGCTCGCCAACTGGGGCTGGGGCGTGATTCTCGATCCCGTCATCCCCGGGCGCATGAAGGCCGGTTCGCCGCTGGTGGTGAATTTTCCCGGCGCGAAAGTCACGCGCAATCCCGCCGGCGCGGACCTCTTCGATGTCGGCATCTCCTCCGCCAACCACGCGAAATTCTTCGCCAAGGGCGACCGCGTCATCATCTTCGCCCGCGCCCACAGCAACGCCTTTTGCACCGCCGATGCGGGTTGCGGGGACATCACCCTGGACCGGATCGTCACCCATGCCGCGCCGGGGTTGCAGTTTGTCGGCATCGGCTCGACCGATTTCAAGCTCCTCTCCTGCGCCTCGGTGCCGCGCGACGCCACCCGGTTCTTCGCGGGCAACGCCGACGGCGTGCACGTCCGCGCCAACCTCCTCGGCCCGTGGATCGAGGGCTGCGCCTTCAACGGCATTGGCGACGACGGCGTGGCGCTCTACAACAAGGGCATGGCCATCGGCGCCCGCCCCGCGCCCGACACGCTT
This genomic stretch from Termitidicoccus mucosus harbors:
- a CDS encoding right-handed parallel beta-helix repeat-containing protein translates to MLLASAAPLPVVGAAAGRPVVYPAHNQAGIVQQPSFTWEPEPGAAAYEIEIAADYDYKKIAVPVTRVETPRFVPLQPLYPATRFWRTRAIAADGNAGKWSDTRVYKLHAPANKINIPANATLAEIRAAIAAAPASSLITFAPKAAYRLKLPQGDTHFLTLEKRDDLIIDGNDSLFIIESPSAGAVSLRDCRRVTLRRFRFDYDPLPHSIGTVVSVNITNDTAGAAAPPIENRKSKIENFPTVTLRRLPGYPDFDAPHMLANWGWGVILDPVIPGRMKAGSPLVVNFPGAKVTRNPAGADLFDVGISSANHAKFFAKGDRVIIFARAHSNAFCTADAGCGDITLDRIVTHAAPGLQFVGIGSTDFKLLSCASVPRDATRFFAGNADGVHVRANLLGPWIEGCAFNGIGDDGVALYNKGMAIGARPAPDTLAVAGTFMHLQPGDTFVIFNPFDGQLLGAPRTVTTVRPAGEKAVGGASGHWQQSAARADEASAGRAPATAGSWDVTFTPALETGDAGFPMGDATWWKNAQLFNRTRVNAGFVVKNNTFTSIRRYGVIARATDGVITGNTITGSSNSGITLLNEPNFWANGLHSERVLIARNKISATAFDASSSASGGVAVNLRSLYDHSADFRPKDGPIPKPARLHRAIRIEDNTIADWNHRAIFLRSAADCVIKGNIIAASPGAKFLDPDSDNIAILVDNTRDCVIAGNDTAGDPRLASAGRRLVILDSDNTAADGQVTSGK